The DNA window GACAGATGATTACATCGCAACAGAGAAGTTGCCTCATTGTCAGTTGACAGAGAATAATAGAGCAACGGTAGCTGAGATGACTTCTCAATGTCAGTGCCTCTTGCTCTTGACTATAAATAGAATGAACTGCAAACTGTTGAGCACCAAGGAAGCATCAGttcttctcctctccttcATTTCTGATAGAAACACATCTTGGCATCCACCATTACAAACATGGCTTCCCATCAAAGGTCTGCAAGTCTGCCCTCCAGGCTTCACTCCACTGAATCCAATGTGGAAGAAGAGCTGCAGAGCCTGAAAGCTTGCTTCGCTGCGCCTTCCGCAACCATTGGCACAATGAGTGATGGTCTGAGGAGGCTTGGAGATGTCTACAGAAGCATAGAGGAGATCATGTTATTGCCCAGAAACCAAGCTGGCCTCTCCTTGCACCAACAGAAGCAGATGGTGGAGGAAGAACTTGACAGGTCCCTAGTTCTGATTGATCTCTGCCATGCCATGCAAGAGAGCATGGCAGAGCTGAAGATGAGCATCCATGAGTTGCAGCTAGCCCTCAAGAGAGGAGATGCTGTGGCTGCTCAAAACAAGATCGAGTCTTTTGTTCGCCTCGCGAAGAAGGCACAAAAGCCATTCAGGAAGACAAGCATCAGGGCAACTTCTGAGGGTTGCAGGATGGTCAGGCTACTAGAAGAAGCCAGAGAGATGGCCATCTCTCTGCTTGAATCCACATCACTTCTACTGCCAAAGCAAATCGGCAACAACAATTCAAGCAAATGGTCTCTTGTCTCCAAGAGATTTCAGAAAAGGAAGGTTGTTTGTGAGGAGGAGCAGTTGCAAGCACTGGAGCACAGCATGGCAGATGTTGAGA is part of the Oryza brachyantha chromosome 11, ObraRS2, whole genome shotgun sequence genome and encodes:
- the LOC102701945 gene encoding uncharacterized protein LOC102701945, translating into MASHQRSASLPSRLHSTESNVEEELQSLKACFAAPSATIGTMSDGLRRLGDVYRSIEEIMLLPRNQAGLSLHQQKQMVEEELDRSLVLIDLCHAMQESMAELKMSIHELQLALKRGDAVAAQNKIESFVRLAKKAQKPFRKTSIRATSEGCRMVRLLEEAREMAISLLESTSLLLPKQIGNNNSSKWSLVSKRFQKRKVVCEEEQLQALEHSMADVESGAEFLFRRLIQIRVSLLNILSS